A stretch of DNA from Oryza brachyantha chromosome 9, ObraRS2, whole genome shotgun sequence:
CTCTCCGATTTTACACGCACCGCTAATAAATTGCTAAATGgtatacttttttaaaaaactttttatatagaagtacattattttgtatttttaaaatagatttttaactttattatagctaattttatcatttataccattaaatagttataaaaaatcagacaatattttgtattttatcaaaaatctCCACAAGAACCCAGTCGGTGATACCGGTTGATTGATGAATCATCACCCCTCTCTGTGTGGCCATAAGCGTCTGATCGGCACACTGCTCACCCACTCTGTCTGCACACTGATTAGAGAGAGATACACTACGTGCAGGCAGAACCCGAAATGGATCTGTCAGTGTCGATAGTACACACGTATTAGGCATGGAAATGGAAATCGTTGATGAATCTGATCAATCAGATTACAAGAGTAAAAACAGAAACTTGGCTATCGTGAAAACGGAGGGTATGTACTCCGATCGGCGGTCCGTCAAAGTCAGAATATCTATGTGCAGCttaagcaaaaaagtcaaataaaatatttataaaaaaatagaacatgtaataaaacttttatatatgtatttttaacaatctaaaaataaacgctgaaaaataaacaaaaataaaaaactctaaagttaactcaaaatttaaggttaaaaaattaaatttagctttagaAGTATTAACTTCACATGCTGCTTGGTGCTacaattttaacattttggtccttttgaaaaacttattttacaaatagacattcaaaaaaattattatacaaATGGATCTTTTTGACCGTGCCAACGTCATTGGCGTCGTTGGTGCATAAGACGGCGTCAATGACATTAACACCATCCTCCAAGTGATAATGTTATGTTCATGTGGCgggaggacggcgccaatATCATTGGCGCCGTCCTATACAACGACAGCGCTAATAACGCTGGCGCGgtaaaaaagatttatttgcgcaataagtatttttagagatttattttaaaataaattttttaaaaggaccaaaatgtAAAAATTCCAGCTGCTCGGTGGATTGGTCTTGGCAGCCTATGTTTCTGTTCAGGGCCTTCTCGTCTCGGTCTCTCTCCACGTTTTTCTCGGCAACTGCAGAACGCAAGTGGACGTCCTGGGCATTTCGCGGTCAAGTTTTCGTTCCAGACTTTTGAGTGAATCGTCTTCGATTTCCCCGTCCTTTCCCACCAAGTGACACCTCAACTTCCGCACACACGCGCGCTCTGCTACTGCCTACTGCCATGGTGGTGCCATGCATATGCCACCTCTGAGCTCGTCGTCTTCTATAAGTAGCTGGGCCAAGCTCTGGTTGCCCAGCACCGCCTCAGCAAGCTCATCCTACAACTGAATTTCAGCCACACATACTACCAGTCAGTTGGTCACCCTCTTACTGATGGAGTTGGTGCTGCCGCCATGGGCGTCCTTCGTCGGCGTCGTGCTCGCCACCGTGCTGCTCCTGAAAGCGGTGTTcggccgtggccgccgcgtGTACAACCTCCCGCCGGGGCCTAAGCCATGGCCAGTCATCGGCAACCTCAACCTGGTGGGCACGCTCCCGCACCGTTCCATCCACGAGCTCTCCAAGCGCTACGGCCCGATCATGTCGCTCCGGTTCGGGTCCttccccgtcgtcgtcggctcgTCGGTCGAGATGGCCAAGTTCTTCCTCAAGACGCACGACGTGGTGTTCACCGACCGGCCCAAGACCGCCGCCGGCAAGTACACCACCTACAACTACAGCGACATCACGTGGTCGTCCTACGGCGCGTACTGGCGCCAGGCGCGCAAGATGTGCCTCACCGAGCTCTTCAGCGCCAAGCGGCTCGAGTCGTACGAGTACATCCGCGCGGAGGAGGTGAGCGCGCTGCTGCGTGACCTgcacggcgcggccggcggcgtcgtgaTGCTCAAGGACTACCTGTCGACGGTGAGCCTGAACGTGATCACCCGCATGGTGCTGGGCAAGAAGTACCTCGACAAGGAGACGACCGCGCAGAACGGGTCGGTGACGACGCCGGAGGAGTTCAAGTGGATGCTCGACGAGCTGTTCCTTCTCAACGGCGTGCTCAACATCGGTGACTCCATCCCGTGGCTGGACTGGCTGGACCTGCAGGGTTACATCAAGAGGATGAAGAAGCTCAGCAAGATGTTCGACCGTTTCCTGGAACACGTCGTGGACGAGCACaacgagcgccgccgcctcgaggGGCAGAGCTTCGTGGCCAAGGACATGGTGGACGTGCTGCTGCAGTTCGCCGACGATCCCAACCTCGAGGTCAAGCTCAAGCGGGAAGGCGTCAAGGCATTCACTCAGGTGAGTCTTACCGGCTACCGCTTCTTTTCCgccaaaagaaaatgttttcaCGTCATCTTTAAATCAAATCAAGACGCTGCAATAGACTGGAAATCCCATAATGATGCTCTAATTGGACCATTCTTAGAAAATATTAGGAATGGAGTGAACTTTTATTTCTTAGGAGGATGGGAGACTACGTGGTAGGGTTGTCGTTAATCATGGCGAAACCGCATTAATTAGCACTTGTTCCAATAAGAAAACGGACATACATAATAACATAAAGATGAATTGCCGAAATGGACGTCACTGTAGTCTATAGTTAGCCAACCACTATGTACagtcaaaatatcttattgtCTGCCCAAAGAGCTTGAAAATTCAGAGGCTGGTTGATGAGCATGGGAAGTCAATCATTGCAAGCAGTACTGATACTCCTGTGATCTAAACAGTGCAGAATAAGTTTATAAGAACAAACAAATGTTTCGTTTGGTAGATGaattccagaaaaaaaaaatccaatttcAGAATGCTGACCAACACCCTTAGTTACGGTTTAAATCTTAACGCTGCATCATTGGAGTGGCACTTGGTCCATTTATGATCAGCATTGCAAGACCATCTCATTAACACCAATTCACAATATTGATCGTGCAGGACCTCATCGCGGGTGGCACGGAGAGCTCTGCGGTCACTGTGGAGTGGGCCCTCTCGGAGCTACTGAAGAAGCCGGAGGTGTTCACCAGGGCCACCGAGGAGCTGGACCGTGTCATCGGCCGTGACCGTTGGGTCACTGAGAAGGACATCCCCAACCTCCCCTATATTGATGCCATTGTGAAGGAGACCATGCGGATGCATCCGGTTGCACCAATGCTGGTGCCCCGTCTGTCGCGTGAGGACACGTCTATTGATGGCTACGACATCCCCGCTGGTACACGGGTGCTCGTTAGTGTGTGGTCCATTGGCCGCGACCCAAAGCTATGGGACGCACCGGAGGAGTTTATGCCAGAGAGATTCATTGGCAATAAGCTTGATGTGAAGGGACAAGACTATGAGTTGTTGCCTTTTGGGTCTGGTAGGCGAATGTGCCCTGGCTATAGTCTTGGGCTAAAGGTGATTCAGGTAAGCCTTGCCAACTTGCTCCATGGCTTTAAGTGGAGGCTGCCCGATGGCATGACAAGGAAGAACCTAAGTATGGAGGAGATATTTGGTTTGTCGACACCGCGCAAGTTTCCCCTCGAGGCTATTGTTGAGCCCAAGCTCTCGGCACACCTCTATGCAACTGCTTGATGACTTCAATGTGTGTGCATTATGTCTATGAGTAATGTAGGTGCTTCTTCTATTTTGGTCGAGTATCCTAGGTACTTCTAGTTTGGTCCATTAAGCTCGTTGTATTGCTGGCATTGTTACTTATGCATCATGTGTTGCATTTGTAGAGTTGAATGTAATAACAGCGGAAGTGTGGtttaataatatgtttgatAATAAGGTATTATGCATTGTTGGAGTGTGTTGCACAGAATAGATCGTTCGAATGCTGGTAgttgatttgtattttttaaaaaaagaaaaactatcaTTCATACAATTTCATTTAAATTGTCCACCTTAATTCCAAtactgaataaaaaaataactctcAAAACTATTTAATGTGCCTCTAATCTAAACCGAGGTGGTTTTTGCCTATGTGGTGGTCATATGACCATTTGGTCAGTAAATAAGATAATAAATGATAGTTAGGTCCACTTGTGATTCAATTGGTCAGTCGAGCACTTAAGCTCGCCTTGTTCCTACTTCGTCCCCCAATTCTTTACACAAGACCAATTGCATTGTTTGCCATCACAGACATGTATGCAATTTGCACCTCAATAAGAAATCTAGTTATTCAGGGATAGTAAAAAATTCTTTTACATATGAAAATGAACTTACATAAATCTATAACATCTCTATTCGTTTGTGGAGTTGTTGCTTAATGCCACTATTTTGTAACCAAGTCTCTTAAGTTCAAAGCTTGAACCATATAAAATCTTAGATTCAGTTTATCACTATTCACGAGACTCAagattttatacatataacaGCCCTCGTCCACCACTGCCCCATCATCGTTGGTGCCATCTCTGTACCCTCTcaccaccccaccccaccccccccccccccacccccatttttttttgggttgatTAGACTGCAACACAAGCACTGCCAGTGCACTAAATATGAGATAcctaaaaacatttatttaccAATCATGAATACTGTATAACCaatcatataagaaaaatacttttatcacttaatttttttagccacGTCACCCTTCTGACATGGACAAAGGAGCTGCCGTCAATACTAGCGTGACAAAACAATGCTGCTACGCCAACTACTCCATGTGGCAATGTTATCTTGCCATATCAGTATTGGTGGCGTGACCAAAAGTTTGtacagtgaaaatatttttctccaaagtttaataataaaattatttactaaaaatacttttaaaaaaatccgaGTGCCAACTTCATCGTGCTATGAGTGAATGTAATGTTGCGACttcttatatattttgctccctctgttttttatttaacatgttttttatttaatatcattgatttttacgtttatattttaccattcattttatttaataaattatataattattaattattttgttgtgaattGAATTATTATTACAGAAACTTTAAGcaagatttataattttgcatatttgaaaaaatgaataagacgaacggacAAACGTAGATATAAAAGTCGTCAACGTAGAATAAAAGTCTGAAGGGAGTACCTGCCTCTTAAGTctatctatactcctataaaaaggagtagtctgccaccaccacctaccCTTATACAATTTAGcctttaaatttcttgatattaaaaaccaattaaatatagattgatacatataaattcaaattaaggtgactattttatataaaaaaatttaataacataTCATAAAATCTGTAGTAAAACATGGGTATTTAACTAGTAGCGACTATTTCAATGGGTCAAAAAATATGCACGCTGCATGTCCAATCAATGTTAGTATTTGTCGATGCTCTATTGTAAAAATGGTTATCCGATTCATCAGATCGTCACATGAGCGACACGATCGAGGAATTAATCACCGTAGTTTTTGTTATGACAAGTTCGTTATTATACCCCTCTCTCGTCAAAAAACACCACTAATCTCCAAGCAGGACATTTTATATCTCTTGGTACCAAACACTTCTTAAAAAACTGTTTAATACACCGGCCTGTAATAAGTTTGGGCCGAGTAGAGTGCAGCCTGTGACTATTTTTGCCGGTGGATCACCGAATGGGCCGTATGCAATAATTTTAGTAGAGTAATAAAAATCCCCTCCCTCGCCAGCCGATCAATGCACTAGGAAGACCAGTCTCGATGTATAGTTTTATCCCATACTCTTCAACAGTGACACATCAGAGTTTTTAGTTAAGTTCGATGGATGAAATAACCTCTCTCAATGCACAGGTTTATCTGATAGTTTCATAGGCTAGCCACAACATTAAATCTTTGCATGAGGTTATGATCAAGTGTGCCATATAAATTATGAAGTCATTTGTATATAACACGATATACATTCAGTTTCTCCACACCGTGTCGCAAAAAATCACATCCAGATGAAACTTTTCGCTCTCAGTGTCATTTCATTGGAGTTTCATCGGCTTGGAAACCACACCCATAGCGTTTCATCCGGATGAAATACCCATAAAACAGATATGCCATCCCTCCTATTAATGCATTGCCACATAATTCATTTTGCTAATGCCACCGCTATTAAATGTGGATAAAACTAACACTGAGACTATCATAGAGAAAACAAATCCATGAGTCCCCTCCCTcacctccccccccccccccccccatcgTCCTctctcaccaccaccgccctcTTGCTCAGTACCTATCACCACTACCTTTGCTCCCCTCCCTAGTGTGACAATGGCGGTCTAGGTAGCGAACAATCGTGCACGGTGACTTTTAAACTTTTACGGTGActttcaaacttttatatgtataaactttgtacatataaatattctaCCGAGAGATTTTATACGTCCCAATTTTATGTGTACACATTTGTTCTATGGAGAGACTTTATATGCATAAATTGTTTATAGAGATagaatttatatgttaaattttaCACACACAATTATTCCgtagagagagtatatatctAGAGTAaagtatttatatagatatattttatacatgaaaactttatattcataaattttatacatataaatattctacatatatatatatttattatagaaacaTTTTCAAATGAGTTTGAAATAGATTTATGAAAAACAGATAAAGAAAAGGCCTGTCAGGTTCATGTGGCTAGGCGTAGCACAACATGTACCACATGAACCACACATTGTTTTCCAATTTGTGTGCTTGAGAGGTGGGCAAACGTTTATTTATCATGCTTCCTAGTGTGACAATGGTGAAAGGCCTCGCGGGCACACCGTATCCAACGACAGTTGGTGCCCAGTGGTTCTCAGGACCTCTAGATTAAGGTGAGGCAAATGTTATCGTTAGTGCTGGTGGGTGGATCTAGGAGAGCTAGGTCATCCATGGTCACAATGAATGCATGAGGCAATGATTGAGGAGGCGGATCTCACAAAGGGTAGTGCTCTACGACGGGGGTAAAGGGGTAGGGGTGGTGGAGAAGGATGCGGATCTCACAGGCAGACAACAACAGTGATGGTGTACAACTCAGGGGAGGTGGCTCGGGCTGGACGGTGGATCTAACTGTGAGGTGTATGGGGTGGAACACATAGAGGCCATTCCATCGGATCTGTTGCTGATAGTgagtgaatatttttttattatgatttttcaaTTTGGCATACTTGGAAGGGGATTACCTTGACAATCTTTATTCATGTTCTTGATCTCGTTGATTTGTGATGAATTCATCTTATGTTCATGCGAAGTTTCTATGTAGATCGTTCTGTTCATGGGAAGGGCattgttgtttcttttgttcatGTCTTGCACAAGCAGGTTTCCTAAGATTTCCACTtgggaaaattttattttcacttatgGATGTGTTAGGAGGCCAGCCTTTGGTTGTGTTGTCGAATAGAGATTCGACTACGATATTTCAGAATGTAAGGTTCGACTTATTCTAAAGTATAAGTGAGATAGTAGCAATGAGAAGGATACGGGGACTTTATACAAGTTTGGGATCCTTGAGGATGAATAATAACACTATTCCTTTCAGCCAGAACTAGAATTGTCTTTATACGTATTTGGCGAGAACCACAACAAATACAAGACGGGGGCTTGTGTTTGTCTTGGAACTTGATACCCTCCTCTTCTGGGAGGCATTTGTATTTATACCAAGAGATACCCTTTTCTCTAAATAAGCAGCATAGAATACTTAGATAATATGACTAGTCAGGTTATGTTGTATCCAAATTAGACTAGTTATCTTTCCTTATCCAAGCAAGATTTCCTTCCTTTATCGTACATTTTCTAAAGTATTATGATACATATTCGTATTCAATAGGGTAGGTGGTATTCTCTGGACGCGTTACCATAGGAGTATTGAATATATCATATGTATAACACTTGTAACACTAACATGTTACATGTTATAGCTTGGTGGGTATGACCGCCTACAAAAATCTATTTTGGCCGACTGCATAAGctctttttttatgaaaagctGCTATACATTATAAATTGCAACATAACCCGGTTTTAATAGTTGTTTCCGTAATTTTAGTATCCATATACatctaattagtttttatatctCTATCTAACTTGGTGCTCTacctgtaaaaaaaatatgagaaccACAACGAAAACCGGATTACGTATTTACGTTGATGTTATAGGTTATTTCGGCCTGTTTTAGTTGTTGAAGAGTGCACAAACAAGTTATTTTAATAGTTGAGAAGTgggtatttttatataaacccAACTGTGTTACATGTACTTTCTAACATACTGCATGATCATTACTCTTTTTATACAGGCGACTAGGCGAGAGAGGATAACCATTACAAATTGACCGAAGATTGCATTCCATCTAGTCATTTTTCATTAGACGTTGGGTGTATTAAACCTTATTCTGCCAGCGTTAAATATAAAGATCTATCTAGATTCTAGAGAGAGTAGTTCTTTTATGGCAAGTGCAACTAGAACACCGAACGCACACACAAACATGCCAATCGATCACGGATGCTGCATTTGCAGCCACTGCCCAACCACGCCTGACATGTCGCATGCTGGTAATTAACTTGACTATATTAGTTAAATTAACAGTGTACGTAGAAACCAACGTACGTCATCGTGTCAACCTAATCTCGTCTGGGGCCATTAATAAAGAAATGGAGCGCGCATCGATCTGATTGTCTCGGTTGGCGAATTAACATCTTTTATTTGCAACGCATAATGTTGGCACGCTTGATATAGTACACTAGCTTGTTAACGCgaagggttttttttactgtacttaaaaaatagagatttgtttcagtccaataaaaagtatctcgaggtatcggtactAAATTATTTCCTACCATTGAGTCTACCTGAGTAGGATATACATTGTTTGATCCAACGATAAGAAACAATTTGATATCGTGAGGTATCGGTATctcgagttactttttgttgaattaAAGCAAATCTcctctaaaaaatatctcgagatatcaaaaattttagtataaaattatgaTACCTCAAGTTATTTTGTcttaaggtatcaaaattttataaaaaatatgatatcttctcaattttttagagttttactctcatcattccttttgtacctaccaaatcatttctcaccattgaatGTAGCTAAGTAGAATGTGCACTGTTAAATCTAACgattaaaaatgatttggtactgCGAGGCATCAGTATCTCGagttaaaaaaagatatgatTTAAACTCATTTTTTTAAGGACAATAAAAAAGCTCCAACGTGAAACACGCAACATCTTCGTCAACTCAACTTTCACCACACCTCGTGCCACCTATAAATAGCTCCAGCCGCAGTTCCAGTCCTCTTCACCAGCTCGATCAAGATACCTTTCTCCATCAAGATACCTTTCTCCAGATGG
This window harbors:
- the LOC102703089 gene encoding trimethyltridecatetraene synthase-like, whose amino-acid sequence is MELVLPPWASFVGVVLATVLLLKAVFGRGRRVYNLPPGPKPWPVIGNLNLVGTLPHRSIHELSKRYGPIMSLRFGSFPVVVGSSVEMAKFFLKTHDVVFTDRPKTAAGKYTTYNYSDITWSSYGAYWRQARKMCLTELFSAKRLESYEYIRAEEVSALLRDLHGAAGGVVMLKDYLSTVSLNVITRMVLGKKYLDKETTAQNGSVTTPEEFKWMLDELFLLNGVLNIGDSIPWLDWLDLQGYIKRMKKLSKMFDRFLEHVVDEHNERRRLEGQSFVAKDMVDVLLQFADDPNLEVKLKREGVKAFTQDLIAGGTESSAVTVEWALSELLKKPEVFTRATEELDRVIGRDRWVTEKDIPNLPYIDAIVKETMRMHPVAPMLVPRLSREDTSIDGYDIPAGTRVLVSVWSIGRDPKLWDAPEEFMPERFIGNKLDVKGQDYELLPFGSGRRMCPGYSLGLKVIQVSLANLLHGFKWRLPDGMTRKNLSMEEIFGLSTPRKFPLEAIVEPKLSAHLYATA